Proteins co-encoded in one Medicago truncatula cultivar Jemalong A17 chromosome 8, MtrunA17r5.0-ANR, whole genome shotgun sequence genomic window:
- the LOC11411367 gene encoding uncharacterized protein encodes MDDVVLNNLFVFSIFRDMSNGILDKLLSGIKECARNMVALNIEECGTLEMNVLLRRVTTLEVEEDGLDQYYQCSISQQNVGLSLKSVDETISNSNDKCSICLEELHNESQSKLFHTKCSHVFHKECIAQLIYGCINRSTPYSCPMCRQEIM; translated from the coding sequence ATGGATGATGTTGTTCTAAACAATCTCTTCGTGTTCAGCATCTTCCGTGATATGTCTAACGGCATATTAGACAAACTTCTGTCTGGCATTAAAGAATGTGCTAGAAATATGGTTGCACTCAACATCGAAGAATGTGGAACGTTGGAGATGAATGTGCTGCTCCGTAGAGTTACCACACTCGAGGTTGAAGAAGATGGATTAGATCAATACTATCAATGTTCTATTTCTCAACAAAATGTTGGTTTGTCATTGAAATCGGTTGATGAAACTATTTCAAATTCCAACGATAAATGTTCAATTTGTTTGGAGGAGTTGCACAACGAATCGCAGTCAAAACTCTTTCATACAAAATGCTCTCATGTTTTTCATAAAGAGTGTATTGCCCAGTTGATCTATGGATGCATCAATCGTTCGACTCCGTATTCTTGTCCAATGTGTCGACAAGAGATAATGTGA